TCTGATTCTCATTATCAATTGAATGCATCTTCTTTAACTTCTTTCAGACAGAATTAAAACCCAGGCTTCTCACTTTTTAAATAACGTTACTAGCACCACAGCTAAGGTAGAAAGCGATGTTGAAAGCGTTAGTAGTTCTCCTAAAGACATACCCTTTTTCATCGGTTTTGTTGGCACAACAATATGTGCACCGGGGGTAATAGATGGATAAGCCTTGATTCCCAGAAAGCTGGAAGTAGCATCCACAGAACCGTTGGAATAAATCACATAGGTCTTCCGATCAAATGCATTATCAGAAAATCCACCGGCATGTTTGATGTAATATTGCAACGATTTCCCTTTCTCATAACGGATCATGGAGGGCATCAACACTTCACCCGAGACAATCACTGTTTCCGGGCGTCTGGGAATAGACAACACATCCCCCTCCTCCAATACAAGATCCTCTGATGAGCCAGGATGCGTCAATATCTTAGTTAAATCAATCGAAACCCGGCTCGGTTCCTGAAGTAGATCCTTAGGCGGATTGGGATTCAGGGAATCCCTGATCTCCCGTTGTTGTTTTTCGATGGTTTTTTGCGTCACCTGTTCCAGCCATTTCCGTGTGCCGTCTTTTACAGCCGCCGGGTTACGAATCAACATCGCCCCTGCTGCATAGGCATAAGTAGTAAGCCCTCCCGCCTGCCGCACAAGGTCGGAGATGCGTTGGTTTTTCGAAAGCAGGATGTAATTACCCGGGGCTTCAACTTCACCTTCCACTTTCACCTGTCGCATATCCTCCGCACCGAAAATGGCATGCACCACCACATGGTCATCCCGCTTAAGCAGGAATGTGGCCGCCGCTCCATAATCCAGCGCATGATCCATCTTCACTTTAAAGGAAAGGGCTTTAATCACATTAGCATTCAGCGTCTTCACATCGGTTACACGTCGATACACCACGATCTCTGCCAGATTGGCCATGGGTTTAAATCCATTAGACAGGAGGATCAGGTCTTTCAGCGTCATCCCGGGGGCATAGGCATAGGTGCCCGGGGTAATCACTTCACCCGAAACATCCACAGAATCGCGCTCCTTCATGGTCAGTACCGAAGCAATATAAACACTGTCATCCCGTTGCAACAACACATTATCCGAGTCGTTCATCGCCGCCTTTGGGGTGAACGATGTCATCTCCGGAAGCTGTAATGCATTCTTCCGGAAAATAACGGCGCTATTCACAAAGGCATCTTCCCGTAAACCATCGGCTTTCAGAATGAGGTCTTTCACCCGCATACCCGGAGTGAGGGCATATACGCCTGGACGATAGACAGCTCCCGATATCTGCACACGGTTTTCAAAACGGTTTAACAACTTGCCTACAGTATATTGATCGCCCGGTTGGGTCAGAAACGTAGCAAAATTTGCATGATCCACATCAATCACCTCTTTCTCTTTCAGGGTATTGCGATATACAGTAATCGTTTGCCTGTAAGCATTTTCCGTAAACCCTCCTGCAAAATCAATCAGCTCCTGTAAGGTTTCCCCTTTCCGCATCTCGAATATAGCAGGATGCTTCACTTCTCCTGTCAGTGTCACACGGTTTTTATAGGGTAATACTTTAATGACGTCCTGATCCTGCAACCGCAGGTTATTTTGCTTCCCATACACCAGAAAGTCATACAGGTCGATAGTGGCAATCACTTTATTATCCCGGATCAGTTGAATATCGCGGAACGAACCACTCGCTTTCGGTCCACCCGACTGATACAATGCATTATAAACCGTAGCGAGCGATGGCACAGTATAAGAACCGGGATAAGTCACTTCGCCGGTGACAAAAACCGTGATGCTACGGATATCCCCTAATGTGATATTTACAAAGGTATTGCCAGTGGTAATTCCTTTATACACCGTTGCTAGCCGTGCTTTAATCAATTTTCGTGCTTCAGCGATGGTTAGTCCGTTCACATTAACAATACCTACATTGGGGATCATAATGGTACCGTCAGGGCTGATGCTTAACTTATAGTTCACCTCCGAC
The sequence above is drawn from the Microbacter margulisiae genome and encodes:
- a CDS encoding SLBB domain-containing protein, whose product is MKGVIFTGKLLSTRFIILVAGILFACAMQAQSLSMLKNVDVSSLSDQQISAIQQKMQSEGVSMNQLDQYAASQGISQNQVDQFKARVVKYNSTRYGVKIRKPNPADTASLFLNRAADTDSVRPLQIFGASIFKNVNLSFEPNLRLATPLDYVLGPDDQLLIDIYGVSEVNYKLSISPDGTIMIPNVGIVNVNGLTIAEARKLIKARLATVYKGITTGNTFVNITLGDIRSITVFVTGEVTYPGSYTVPSLATVYNALYQSGGPKASGSFRDIQLIRDNKVIATIDLYDFLVYGKQNNLRLQDQDVIKVLPYKNRVTLTGEVKHPAIFEMRKGETLQELIDFAGGFTENAYRQTITVYRNTLKEKEVIDVDHANFATFLTQPGDQYTVGKLLNRFENRVQISGAVYRPGVYALTPGMRVKDLILKADGLREDAFVNSAVIFRKNALQLPEMTSFTPKAAMNDSDNVLLQRDDSVYIASVLTMKERDSVDVSGEVITPGTYAYAPGMTLKDLILLSNGFKPMANLAEIVVYRRVTDVKTLNANVIKALSFKVKMDHALDYGAAATFLLKRDDHVVVHAIFGAEDMRQVKVEGEVEAPGNYILLSKNQRISDLVRQAGGLTTYAYAAGAMLIRNPAAVKDGTRKWLEQVTQKTIEKQQREIRDSLNPNPPKDLLQEPSRVSIDLTKILTHPGSSEDLVLEEGDVLSIPRRPETVIVSGEVLMPSMIRYEKGKSLQYYIKHAGGFSDNAFDRKTYVIYSNGSVDATSSFLGIKAYPSITPGAHIVVPTKPMKKGMSLGELLTLSTSLSTLAVVLVTLFKK